From Deinococcus aquaticus, one genomic window encodes:
- a CDS encoding MazG family protein, translated as MQDLLTIMRRLRAPDGCPWDQEQTHESLRPYLLEEAAEASDAAGSGDPAALSDELGDVLLQVAFHSVIAEEAGTFDYAAVERGVVEKLVRRHPHVFGEVNVQDSADVMRNWQEIKAQERGGQPRRAEDRVPAGLGALAREAKTQKLAGVPKGAEAAARAAVAQAAAQAPDTAGGVADVLAAVVAWARSAGVDPELALRDRSLATLRALPDQGSEP; from the coding sequence ATGCAGGACCTGCTGACAATCATGCGCCGCCTGCGCGCCCCCGACGGCTGCCCCTGGGATCAGGAGCAGACCCACGAATCCCTGCGCCCCTACCTGCTGGAGGAGGCGGCCGAGGCGTCTGACGCGGCGGGCAGCGGCGACCCGGCGGCGCTCAGTGACGAGCTGGGCGACGTGCTGCTTCAGGTGGCGTTCCACAGCGTGATTGCCGAGGAGGCCGGCACGTTCGATTACGCGGCCGTCGAGCGCGGTGTGGTGGAGAAACTGGTGCGCCGTCACCCCCATGTGTTCGGTGAGGTGAACGTACAGGACAGCGCGGACGTCATGAGGAACTGGCAGGAGATCAAGGCGCAGGAACGCGGCGGCCAGCCGCGCCGCGCCGAGGACCGCGTGCCGGCCGGGCTGGGAGCGCTGGCCCGTGAGGCGAAAACGCAGAAGCTGGCGGGCGTCCCGAAGGGTGCGGAGGCAGCAGCCCGTGCGGCGGTCGCGCAGGCCGCCGCGCAGGCCCCGGATACCGCTGGGGGCGTGGCGGACGTGCTGGCGGCCGTGGTCGCCTGGGCGCGCAGCGCGGGAGTGGACCCGGAACTGGCACTGCGGGACCGTTCGCTGGCCACGCTGCGCGCCCTGCCGGATCAGGGTTCAGAGCCGTGA
- a CDS encoding SDR family oxidoreductase, translating into MTDSSNSTTSTKKSAFITGASKGIGLSVARALIADGYAVTITSRNAAEIAQVAGELGAQARGVACDVKDPAAVQSEVDAHVQAFGGLDVLFVNAGVGHFGNIADLSIQEWQDVIDTNLSGAFYTVKAAIPALSQSGGYIFTLSSLAGKNPLPGGGAYNASKFGLNGLSEVMNLDLRDRGIKVTQIMPGSVATHFAGHTPDAQKDAWKIQPEDLAQLTVDLLHMPARTLPSRVEVRPSQPPKK; encoded by the coding sequence ATGACGGATTCCAGTAATTCCACTACCAGCACGAAGAAAAGCGCCTTCATTACCGGGGCCAGCAAGGGCATCGGTCTCTCGGTCGCGCGCGCCCTGATCGCCGACGGGTACGCCGTGACCATCACCAGCCGGAACGCCGCCGAGATCGCGCAGGTTGCGGGTGAACTGGGCGCGCAGGCACGTGGCGTGGCCTGCGACGTGAAGGACCCGGCGGCCGTGCAGAGCGAGGTGGACGCCCACGTGCAGGCCTTCGGTGGTCTGGACGTGCTGTTCGTGAACGCGGGTGTGGGGCACTTCGGGAATATTGCGGACCTGAGCATTCAGGAGTGGCAGGACGTGATCGACACGAACCTCAGCGGTGCGTTCTACACCGTCAAGGCGGCCATTCCGGCCCTGTCGCAGAGCGGCGGGTACATCTTCACGCTGTCCAGCCTTGCCGGGAAGAACCCCCTGCCGGGCGGCGGGGCGTACAACGCCAGCAAGTTCGGCCTGAACGGCCTCAGTGAGGTCATGAACCTCGACCTGCGTGACCGGGGCATCAAGGTCACGCAGATCATGCCGGGCAGCGTCGCCACGCACTTCGCGGGGCACACCCCGGACGCCCAGAAGGACGCCTGGAAGATTCAGCCGGAGGATCTCGCTCAGTTGACCGTGGACCTGCTGCACATGCCCGCCCGGACCCTGCCCAGCCGCGTGGAAGTGCGCCCCAGCCAGCCGCCGAAGAAGTAA
- the smpB gene encoding SsrA-binding protein SmpB: MYTNRRAHYEYELLERFEAGISLTGSEVKSIRAGGVDFRDAFARLSGGNVDLEGLYIPTYMEATYNNHEPRRTRRLLLNRDEISKMKRGLDQKGLTLVPTRLYQKGRYFKVELALARGKKLHDKRRAEADKTVRRELREL; the protein is encoded by the coding sequence GTGTACACGAACCGCCGCGCTCATTACGAGTACGAACTACTGGAGCGCTTCGAGGCAGGCATCAGCCTGACCGGCAGTGAAGTCAAGAGCATCCGCGCCGGTGGCGTGGATTTCCGTGACGCGTTCGCGCGCCTGAGCGGCGGGAACGTGGACCTGGAAGGTCTGTACATCCCCACGTACATGGAAGCGACCTACAACAACCACGAGCCGCGCCGCACCCGCCGCCTGCTGCTGAACCGTGACGAGATCAGCAAGATGAAGCGCGGCCTGGACCAGAAGGGCCTGACCCTGGTGCCCACCCGCCTGTACCAGAAAGGCCGGTACTTCAAGGTGGAACTGGCCCTGGCGCGCGGCAAGAAACTGCACGACAAACGCCGCGCCGAGGCTGACAAGACCGTGCGCCGGGAGCTGCGCGAACTGTGA
- a CDS encoding N-acetylmuramoyl-L-alanine amidase, producing MRAGPVTRAARGRTRAAWTVLAGSLLLVGLASAQIAFSRLNLAGKQVESIQLYGAEYASQSALSGLLTVARDGGVVRVTGLGHTLLLPIDEDQQRATTTFNTVQLDTRRLNARAATLVNGNLYLPLDTLANGLGAQYQKGEFKVAAPALLSVSSRAGRDSDRIVLDLSRDVEISDEQRGDRVVVTLRGLSGDARRYTTRGAFVPSAEVKREGSDLTLTLPVTAATGYRVFKVVRPGSVRVVVDAGPGVGRRSPELLRRVTRPLVVLDPARVSGVGRDVTLDVARRAAELLTRAGWQVQVTRDTGSALSREDTLKLARQSDVYLGLDLGRFPGSSRGGVTVYEQTGQAPARIVNSIRTGTSVPYGGLVVAGTGSTRRLSELLRGELKGGGVNAAQETTSRVLTLGEAPQAALLLELGWSSNSQDLANLTVDDRLQVMAVAVARSVATYLTARANNNANISAEGAAQ from the coding sequence GTGAGGGCCGGCCCAGTGACCCGCGCGGCGCGCGGACGGACCAGAGCGGCCTGGACGGTCCTGGCCGGCAGTCTGCTGCTGGTCGGACTGGCGAGCGCGCAGATCGCGTTCAGCCGCCTGAACCTGGCGGGCAAGCAGGTGGAGAGCATTCAGCTGTACGGCGCGGAGTACGCCAGTCAGTCGGCCCTGAGCGGCCTGCTGACCGTCGCGCGTGACGGCGGCGTGGTCCGCGTGACGGGGCTGGGGCACACGCTGCTGCTGCCCATCGACGAGGATCAGCAGCGGGCCACGACCACCTTCAACACCGTGCAGCTCGACACGCGCCGCCTGAACGCCCGCGCCGCCACGCTGGTGAACGGCAACCTGTACCTGCCGCTGGACACCCTGGCCAACGGTCTGGGCGCGCAGTACCAGAAGGGTGAATTCAAGGTGGCGGCCCCGGCCCTGCTGTCGGTCAGCAGCCGCGCCGGACGGGACAGCGACCGCATCGTGCTGGACCTGAGCCGCGACGTGGAGATCAGCGACGAGCAGCGCGGCGACCGCGTGGTCGTCACGCTGCGCGGCCTAAGCGGCGACGCCCGCCGCTACACCACGCGCGGTGCGTTCGTCCCGAGCGCTGAGGTTAAGCGCGAGGGCAGCGACCTGACCCTCACGCTGCCCGTGACGGCCGCCACCGGGTACCGGGTGTTCAAGGTCGTGCGGCCCGGTAGCGTACGCGTCGTCGTGGACGCCGGACCGGGTGTCGGCCGCCGCAGCCCGGAACTGCTCAGGCGCGTCACGCGGCCCCTGGTCGTGCTGGACCCCGCGCGGGTCAGTGGCGTGGGCCGCGACGTGACGCTGGACGTCGCCCGGCGCGCGGCGGAACTGCTCACCCGCGCCGGGTGGCAGGTGCAGGTCACGCGGGATACCGGCAGCGCCCTGAGCCGCGAGGACACCCTGAAACTCGCCCGTCAGAGCGACGTGTACCTGGGACTGGACCTGGGCCGCTTTCCGGGTTCGTCGCGTGGCGGCGTGACCGTGTACGAGCAGACCGGGCAGGCCCCGGCGCGCATCGTGAATTCCATCCGCACCGGCACCAGCGTCCCGTACGGCGGACTGGTCGTCGCCGGGACCGGCAGCACCCGCCGCCTGAGCGAACTGCTGCGCGGCGAACTGAAAGGCGGGGGCGTGAACGCGGCGCAGGAAACCACCTCGCGCGTGCTGACGCTGGGCGAGGCCCCGCAGGCGGCCCTGCTGCTGGAACTGGGATGGTCCAGTAACTCGCAGGACCTCGCGAACCTGACGGTGGATGACCGCCTGCAGGTCATGGCGGTCGCCGTGGCCCGCTCGGTCGCCACGTACCTCACAGCCCGCGCGAACAACAACGCCAACATCTCGGCCGAGGGAGCCGCGCAGTGA
- a CDS encoding GerMN domain-containing protein, whose amino-acid sequence MSGALGGVARVFSLFNVVAAGLLATSVLALQAVQRPPVAPTPPKLELTERTSLKVKVYFTDSKVQLLKPETRTVLVTKSNARAVAQAALNVWADGPYDRNLLAVVPAKTAPPKVYLRGQHFFVDLPAAYANLRYGTSGERMLLCTVTRTLLEDRGEDVTFLVGGENVESLGHLDLREPYTRRDCADQ is encoded by the coding sequence GTGAGCGGCGCGCTGGGCGGTGTGGCGCGGGTGTTCTCGCTGTTCAACGTGGTCGCGGCGGGCCTGCTTGCCACGTCGGTGCTGGCGCTTCAGGCGGTGCAGCGCCCCCCGGTGGCCCCCACGCCTCCCAAACTGGAACTGACCGAACGGACGTCCCTGAAAGTCAAGGTGTACTTCACGGACAGCAAGGTGCAGCTCCTGAAACCCGAGACACGTACCGTGCTGGTCACCAAGAGTAACGCCCGCGCGGTCGCCCAGGCGGCCCTGAACGTCTGGGCGGACGGCCCGTACGACCGGAACCTGCTGGCCGTCGTGCCGGCCAAAACGGCCCCGCCGAAGGTGTACCTGCGCGGGCAGCATTTCTTCGTGGACCTGCCCGCCGCGTACGCCAACCTGCGCTACGGCACCAGCGGCGAGCGGATGCTGCTGTGCACGGTGACGCGCACCCTGCTCGAGGACCGGGGTGAGGACGTGACCTTCCTGGTCGGCGGGGAGAACGTGGAAAGCCTGGGCCACCTGGATCTGCGCGAGCCGTACACCCGCCGGGACTGCGCCGACCAGTGA